Part of the Halopseudomonas maritima genome, GAAAATGACCACCTACGAGGGAGGGGTGCGCGTCATCTCGATGCTCAAGTGGCCAGGTGAGATTCAGCCGGGCGGCATTCTCAACGGCATTCAGGATCACCAGGACATGTTTACCAGCCTGGCAGCGGCCGCTGGCGTAGAGGACGTCGCGGCTCAAGTCATGCGCGACAAGAAGCAGTACATCGACGGCATCAACAACGTGCCGTACTGGACCGGAGAAGCTGACAGCTCCGCGCGCAACACCGAGATCTACTACTACGAGTCCAACCTCACGGCCGTTCGTATGGGCGCCTGGAAGTGGCATTTCTCGCTGAAAGAAGACTATTACGACAACGTGATCGGCCGCACCGTGCCCAAAGTCTTCAACCTGCGTATGGACCCGTTCGAAAGCTACGAGAGCGCAGACGCCTACGGCCACCTGCTGCAGAAGGTGTCCTGGCAAATGGCGCCGATGGGCGAACTGCTTTCTGCACATCTGAAAACCCTGGCCGACTACCCGCCGGTACAGGCCGCCAAGAGCTTCAACATGTCAGAGCTGGTGCCCGCGTTTCTGGAAAAAGGGCAGCAGTAACAGCCTGAGGGCGCCCGGGCACTTGCCCGGGCGTCGCCAGACTTGTAGCGTGTAGCGGCTTACCGCTCAGGACTCCGCTATGCCCGCACCAATCCCCACCACCATCAAACTGCATAAGGCATCTCGCTTACTGGAGCTGGGCTACGCCGACGGCAGCCACTACCAGTTGCCCGCCGAATACCTGCGCGTCTTGTCACCCTCGGCCGAGGTCCGTGGCCACGGCAAGCCGGTGTTGCAGACCGGCAAGCTGCACGTTGGGCTCAGTGGGGTTGAGACGGCGGGCCGATACGCCATCAAGCTGGTTTTCGACGACGGCCACGACAGCGGCCTGTACACCTGGGACTACCTGTACCAACTGGCAACCGAACAGACACAACGCTGGAACAGCTATCTGGAAAAGTTGCACCAAGCCGGTGCATCACGAGACCCGGACATCAGCGCCATTCGCTTCACACCCTGACGTTCTCGCCCCCTACACCGCTTTGCCATAAACATCTGATTTAGTACCAGCTGATTAAAAAGGCGTTAACAGCGCCGAACCTGCGTGCTAACTTGTCTCGAGAATGCGACACCCGGAAGCTGGTTTGAAACTTGCTGGAGTGCATTCAGAGCGGCTTCCCTGCCTCAGATTGGAGCGTTGAAAATGGGTAATAAATCCAATAACGAAGACTTGGGCCACAAGGCCAGCGAACACATTCTGGGTCCCAACCCGGTAGTTGGCGTGCCTGCGCGCGACCTCATCACCACTGCTCGCATGGTAATGCGCCAGACCATCAAGCAACCCGTTCACAGCATGCGCCATATCAGCCGTCTTGGCATGGCCGTCACCCAAGTCATGCTAGGCCGTTCCGAGCTGGGCCCAAGCGCTGACGACAAGCGCTTTGTCGACCCGACCTGGAGCCAAAACCCGCTCTACCGTCGCTACATGCAGACCTACCTGGCCTGGCGCAAAGAGCTCAACAGCTGGATCTCCAGCTCCGACTTGTCCCCTCAGGACGTCAGTCGCGCCCAATTTGTCATCGCGCTGATGACCGAAGCCATGTCGCCGACCAAC contains:
- a CDS encoding gamma-butyrobetaine hydroxylase-like domain-containing protein gives rise to the protein MPAPIPTTIKLHKASRLLELGYADGSHYQLPAEYLRVLSPSAEVRGHGKPVLQTGKLHVGLSGVETAGRYAIKLVFDDGHDSGLYTWDYLYQLATEQTQRWNSYLEKLHQAGASRDPDISAIRFTP